From a region of the Calypte anna isolate BGI_N300 chromosome 4, bCalAnn1_v1.p, whole genome shotgun sequence genome:
- the XIAP gene encoding E3 ubiquitin-protein ligase XIAP isoform X1, with product MKSEKENPTHEEMMCNGPENSEACAPPETDHGQQWAQEHCRLGTFVEFPLDCPVPASALARAGFVYTGEGDKVECFSCNINIEGWASGDCAVERHKHLSPNCRFIAESTFLENNTHPLTNNYQDEHHRENGSSNSALVDDPSELEADYLLRTRWVVDMSDTLYPKNPTMCSEETRLKSFYNWPLNGHLKPKELANAGFYYTGVEDQVACFCCGGKLKQWEPSDRAWSEHKRHFPKCFFVLGRDVGNVTSESELGRSGLNDPEYPRNPSMAKYGKRLQTFLTWIYPVDKEQLAEAGFYSTGNGDHVVCFHCGGGLQDWKENENPWDQHAKWFPGCRFVRKEKGQEFINNVHLRDECRDSTTEAAEQTTLTTVDLLQNPLVQSAIDMGFSLSEIRNTMEKRLQISGESHTSVEDLVADLSAQKENKREEEPNEIPVEQDELIQLQNLYLSTEEKLRRLQEEKLCKICMAKDISIVFIPCGHLLACKECAEVLNECPLCRSDIVRRQEVFMY from the exons AT GAAATCTGAAAAGGAGAACCCTACTCATGAAGAGATGATGTGCAATGGCCCAGAGAACTCAGAAGCTTGTGCCCCTCCAGAAACTGACCATGGGCAGCAGTGGGCACAGGAACACTGCAGACTGGGAACTTTTGTGGAATTTCCACTTGACTGTCCAGTTCCAGCATCAGCTTTAGCACGAGCTGGCTTTGTTTACACTGGAGAAGGTGACAAAGTGGAGTGCTTCAGTTGCAATATCAATATTGAAGGATGGGCATCTGGGGATTGTGCAGTTGAGAGACATAAACACCTTTCCCCAAATTGCAGATTTATTGCAGAATCtacttttctggaaaataacaCACATCCTCTCACCAACAACTACCAGGATGAACACCACCGTGAAAATGGTTCCAGCAACTCAGCCCTGGTGGATGACCCTTCTGAGCTGGAGGCAGATTACCTCTTGAGAACTCGATGGGTTGTGGATATGTCAGATACTTTGTATCCTAAAAACCCCACTATGTGCAGCGAAGAGACAAGGTTGAAGTCTTTTTACAACTGGCCCCTCAATGGCCACTTGAAACCAAAGGAATTAGCTAATGCTGGATTCTATTACACAGGTGTTGAGGATCAAGTGGCCTGTTTTTGTTGTGGTGGAAAGCTGAAACAGTGGGAACCCAGTGACAGAGCTTGGTCAGAACACAAGAGGCATTTTCCCAAATGCTTTTTTGTGCTGGGCCGGGACGTTGGAAATGTTACAAGTGAATCTGAGCTTGGGAGAAGTGGTCTGAATGATCCAGAGTATCCAAGGAATCCATCTATGGCAAAATATGGAAAACGTTTACAAACGTTTTTAACTTGGATATATCCTGTTGACAAGGAGCAACTTGCTGAAGCTGGGTTCTATAGCACTG GTAATGGTGATCATGTTGTGTGTTTCCACTGTGGTGGAGGATTGCAGGattggaaggaaaatgaaaacccATGGGATCAACATGCCAAATGGTTTCCTGG gTGCAGATttgtgagaaaggaaaaggggcaaGAATTTATAAATAATGTTCACTTAAGAGATGAATGTAGGGATTCAACA AcagaagctgctgagcagaCAACACTTACTACAG ttgaTCTCTTACAGAATCCTTTGGTACAAAGTGCCATAGACATGGGGTTCAGTTTGTCTGAGATTAGGAACACCATGGAAAAGAGATTGCAGATTTCTGGAGAAAGTCACACATCTGTTGAGGATCTGGTAGCAGACTTAAGtgctcaaaaagaaaataagagggAAGAAGAACCAAATGAGATCCCAGTTGAGCAAGATGAGCTTATTCAATTACAAAATCTCT aTCTCAGTACTGAAGAGAAGTTAAGACGGTTGCAGGAGGAAAAGCTTTGTAAAATCTGTATGGCTAAAGACATATCAATAGTTTTCATTCCCTGTGGTCACCTACTTGCCTGTAAGGAATGTGCTGAAGTACTTAATGAATGCCCTCTGTGTCGTTCAGACATTGTGAGAAGACAGGAAGTTTTTATGTATTAG
- the XIAP gene encoding E3 ubiquitin-protein ligase XIAP isoform X3 produces the protein MMCNGPENSEACAPPETDHGQQWAQEHCRLGTFVEFPLDCPVPASALARAGFVYTGEGDKVECFSCNINIEGWASGDCAVERHKHLSPNCRFIAESTFLENNTHPLTNNYQDEHHRENGSSNSALVDDPSELEADYLLRTRWVVDMSDTLYPKNPTMCSEETRLKSFYNWPLNGHLKPKELANAGFYYTGVEDQVACFCCGGKLKQWEPSDRAWSEHKRHFPKCFFVLGRDVGNVTSESELGRSGLNDPEYPRNPSMAKYGKRLQTFLTWIYPVDKEQLAEAGFYSTGNGDHVVCFHCGGGLQDWKENENPWDQHAKWFPGCRFVRKEKGQEFINNVHLRDECRDSTTEAAEQTTLTTDLSTEEKLRRLQEEKLCKICMAKDISIVFIPCGHLLACKECAEVLNECPLCRSDIVRRQEVFMY, from the exons ATGATGTGCAATGGCCCAGAGAACTCAGAAGCTTGTGCCCCTCCAGAAACTGACCATGGGCAGCAGTGGGCACAGGAACACTGCAGACTGGGAACTTTTGTGGAATTTCCACTTGACTGTCCAGTTCCAGCATCAGCTTTAGCACGAGCTGGCTTTGTTTACACTGGAGAAGGTGACAAAGTGGAGTGCTTCAGTTGCAATATCAATATTGAAGGATGGGCATCTGGGGATTGTGCAGTTGAGAGACATAAACACCTTTCCCCAAATTGCAGATTTATTGCAGAATCtacttttctggaaaataacaCACATCCTCTCACCAACAACTACCAGGATGAACACCACCGTGAAAATGGTTCCAGCAACTCAGCCCTGGTGGATGACCCTTCTGAGCTGGAGGCAGATTACCTCTTGAGAACTCGATGGGTTGTGGATATGTCAGATACTTTGTATCCTAAAAACCCCACTATGTGCAGCGAAGAGACAAGGTTGAAGTCTTTTTACAACTGGCCCCTCAATGGCCACTTGAAACCAAAGGAATTAGCTAATGCTGGATTCTATTACACAGGTGTTGAGGATCAAGTGGCCTGTTTTTGTTGTGGTGGAAAGCTGAAACAGTGGGAACCCAGTGACAGAGCTTGGTCAGAACACAAGAGGCATTTTCCCAAATGCTTTTTTGTGCTGGGCCGGGACGTTGGAAATGTTACAAGTGAATCTGAGCTTGGGAGAAGTGGTCTGAATGATCCAGAGTATCCAAGGAATCCATCTATGGCAAAATATGGAAAACGTTTACAAACGTTTTTAACTTGGATATATCCTGTTGACAAGGAGCAACTTGCTGAAGCTGGGTTCTATAGCACTG GTAATGGTGATCATGTTGTGTGTTTCCACTGTGGTGGAGGATTGCAGGattggaaggaaaatgaaaacccATGGGATCAACATGCCAAATGGTTTCCTGG gTGCAGATttgtgagaaaggaaaaggggcaaGAATTTATAAATAATGTTCACTTAAGAGATGAATGTAGGGATTCAACA AcagaagctgctgagcagaCAACACTTACTACAG aTCTCAGTACTGAAGAGAAGTTAAGACGGTTGCAGGAGGAAAAGCTTTGTAAAATCTGTATGGCTAAAGACATATCAATAGTTTTCATTCCCTGTGGTCACCTACTTGCCTGTAAGGAATGTGCTGAAGTACTTAATGAATGCCCTCTGTGTCGTTCAGACATTGTGAGAAGACAGGAAGTTTTTATGTATTAG
- the XIAP gene encoding E3 ubiquitin-protein ligase XIAP isoform X2 — protein MMCNGPENSEACAPPETDHGQQWAQEHCRLGTFVEFPLDCPVPASALARAGFVYTGEGDKVECFSCNINIEGWASGDCAVERHKHLSPNCRFIAESTFLENNTHPLTNNYQDEHHRENGSSNSALVDDPSELEADYLLRTRWVVDMSDTLYPKNPTMCSEETRLKSFYNWPLNGHLKPKELANAGFYYTGVEDQVACFCCGGKLKQWEPSDRAWSEHKRHFPKCFFVLGRDVGNVTSESELGRSGLNDPEYPRNPSMAKYGKRLQTFLTWIYPVDKEQLAEAGFYSTGNGDHVVCFHCGGGLQDWKENENPWDQHAKWFPGCRFVRKEKGQEFINNVHLRDECRDSTTEAAEQTTLTTVDLLQNPLVQSAIDMGFSLSEIRNTMEKRLQISGESHTSVEDLVADLSAQKENKREEEPNEIPVEQDELIQLQNLYLSTEEKLRRLQEEKLCKICMAKDISIVFIPCGHLLACKECAEVLNECPLCRSDIVRRQEVFMY, from the exons ATGATGTGCAATGGCCCAGAGAACTCAGAAGCTTGTGCCCCTCCAGAAACTGACCATGGGCAGCAGTGGGCACAGGAACACTGCAGACTGGGAACTTTTGTGGAATTTCCACTTGACTGTCCAGTTCCAGCATCAGCTTTAGCACGAGCTGGCTTTGTTTACACTGGAGAAGGTGACAAAGTGGAGTGCTTCAGTTGCAATATCAATATTGAAGGATGGGCATCTGGGGATTGTGCAGTTGAGAGACATAAACACCTTTCCCCAAATTGCAGATTTATTGCAGAATCtacttttctggaaaataacaCACATCCTCTCACCAACAACTACCAGGATGAACACCACCGTGAAAATGGTTCCAGCAACTCAGCCCTGGTGGATGACCCTTCTGAGCTGGAGGCAGATTACCTCTTGAGAACTCGATGGGTTGTGGATATGTCAGATACTTTGTATCCTAAAAACCCCACTATGTGCAGCGAAGAGACAAGGTTGAAGTCTTTTTACAACTGGCCCCTCAATGGCCACTTGAAACCAAAGGAATTAGCTAATGCTGGATTCTATTACACAGGTGTTGAGGATCAAGTGGCCTGTTTTTGTTGTGGTGGAAAGCTGAAACAGTGGGAACCCAGTGACAGAGCTTGGTCAGAACACAAGAGGCATTTTCCCAAATGCTTTTTTGTGCTGGGCCGGGACGTTGGAAATGTTACAAGTGAATCTGAGCTTGGGAGAAGTGGTCTGAATGATCCAGAGTATCCAAGGAATCCATCTATGGCAAAATATGGAAAACGTTTACAAACGTTTTTAACTTGGATATATCCTGTTGACAAGGAGCAACTTGCTGAAGCTGGGTTCTATAGCACTG GTAATGGTGATCATGTTGTGTGTTTCCACTGTGGTGGAGGATTGCAGGattggaaggaaaatgaaaacccATGGGATCAACATGCCAAATGGTTTCCTGG gTGCAGATttgtgagaaaggaaaaggggcaaGAATTTATAAATAATGTTCACTTAAGAGATGAATGTAGGGATTCAACA AcagaagctgctgagcagaCAACACTTACTACAG ttgaTCTCTTACAGAATCCTTTGGTACAAAGTGCCATAGACATGGGGTTCAGTTTGTCTGAGATTAGGAACACCATGGAAAAGAGATTGCAGATTTCTGGAGAAAGTCACACATCTGTTGAGGATCTGGTAGCAGACTTAAGtgctcaaaaagaaaataagagggAAGAAGAACCAAATGAGATCCCAGTTGAGCAAGATGAGCTTATTCAATTACAAAATCTCT aTCTCAGTACTGAAGAGAAGTTAAGACGGTTGCAGGAGGAAAAGCTTTGTAAAATCTGTATGGCTAAAGACATATCAATAGTTTTCATTCCCTGTGGTCACCTACTTGCCTGTAAGGAATGTGCTGAAGTACTTAATGAATGCCCTCTGTGTCGTTCAGACATTGTGAGAAGACAGGAAGTTTTTATGTATTAG